The genomic interval gtttttacccagagaggaggggggacagggcctcgtccacctggccagccggacgaccacttttagactccagtttttacagaaatatctcacaggtccggaggttttagtatggagggacgtggccagctgcatTTTCAGAAGTGCAAACAATCCGAGAATGGAtcctgctctgtttttaattgattctaaatttttaaagttaaatgggctacctccgttttatcagggtgtttttaagtcttgggccctttttaatcataaaaggtgcccacagtctttctctctgtactggttgttgagagaacctttgatctacagagcaaggctggacgtcagcagcagtggtaccccaggcctgatgggggcgctgctgaaagcacgagtcctgtgcctgcagcagctggtggacgcagtggggccgacgctgagcgacgccccggccctgggctctctgctggggctgcactccgtccggatggcgaggaggctcctggagctgtggaaccagaggctgactgaggaggaaaggagcctcctcacagactacagccagaaagatgtggagccggaccctgcagacccccgagatctacctgagcccaggactaggggaactcaccggccccctgctcgccacaacacgccccgaagcgctgacattgcacgaagcagacaagaagactctgtattttaactgtgtgaagggcataaaccggtccggactgtgcgacaggctccccactgtgtggtccaacagactgggacaaaatggaccgggcccacagtggaggattttatacaaacctcccctcaagaaacggactgccgacctccagtggagaattttacacggtgctgtcgcctccaGTAAAAGAACAGacaggggcaggaggccagagcagtgtggctggtgaacGTCAGGTTCAGGCTCTGGCTAGAGTTCTgtttataaacacattggagacgtagacacttttaaacaacgttggtgttttaataatgttgtgatcagtggaaaaaatgaattggtgtttttttttttatggcatgaaattaggggtgtaacgattcattcactgaatcgattaatcgatttaccTGCTGcgttacctgctgctgcagcagcagcagcaggtaactcagctctgcagacgcctcaggcctcgccagcaccaaactcaccatcacagtaacaagtttatctgtaaagacgtgcgacccGACAATGTGGTTctaaatccggggttctgtgaattgatccaaacattgtgtaattattgtgtaatgtttacattgaaaatggcacttgattcaaataaaaggttaatacatttgccattaattgttgtttgcttgtttataatatccataattaatttaatttccttacaagaaacaacagcgatctcagaaactttgccttcactgtccagtaaagttactgaaccgatttcaagtcactgaatcgaatcaaatcgttttaaatgaacccagattgtccatgaatcgtgattcgaatcgaatcgttgttaaaatgaatcgttacacccctacttgaaatgtaattttgtttttttaaacaaaacaaggagaCTGTGACTTTTTAACACATTGGCaaagttttctctctctctctctcaggtgtcCACATTTACCAGAACATGTACGGCTGTGAATGGGATGATGAGACCAATGAGGTCAAGGGTTATGATCAGGATGGTTATGATGGAGAAGACTTCATATCATTTGACCTGCAGACAGAGCAATATATCGCTGCAAAACAGCAGGCTGTCCGCATCAAACAGAAGTGGGATCATAACAGAGCTCTGAAAGCACAGAACAAGAACTACCTGACTCATGTGTTTCCTGAGTGGCTGAAGAAGTTCTTGAACTACGGGAGGAGCTCTCTGATGAGAACCGGTAGGATCACATGACCTGATGTCCTTCCATGGACACGATGCTCATAAACCTTCTGTTGTTTCATAGCAACatgtcagagacacacagagacccaCTGTGTCTCCCACatttctcccccctcacctccttctctccttcactgcactccctccctcactcccccctCACACCTGTCCccactctgtccctccatcctctttgtctctgctgtgtttctgtccgtctcactgtctctttactctctctcacacgctgtcctcctccccttccaatccgtctcccccctcttcaTCTGTTTGTCTCCCTTCTTTAATCAATGAAACTTTAAAGACATTTCATTCTTTTAGTGAACTTAAAATACACATAGTTGAGTGTTAAAGAggcattttaaatacatcaaaGATGAATGATATTAATACACTAAATATcattgataataataaagatgtaacctgtccctctcttctgtctccagaGCGTCCCTCGGTGTCTCTCCTCCAGaagactccctcctctccagtcaGCTGCCACGCTACAGGTTTCTACCCCGACAGAGCCGCCCTcttctggaggaaagatggagaggagctcCATGAGGACGTGGACCTCGGAGAGATCCTCCCCAACCACGACGGGACCTTCCAGATGAGGGTTGACCTGAAACTGTCCTCCGTCCCTGCTGAAGACTGGAGGAGGTACGACTGTGTGTTCCAGCTGTCTGGTGTGGACGAGGACATCGTCACCAAACTGGACAAGACCAGGACCAACACGGGTAGGTCTGAGACCCGGAGCggtgaaggagggaagcaaacatccactttgttcactttgtgtgttttagatttgggaagttttgttttcttacatttCTAGTCTAGTTTTTATTTGTAGTCATTTTAAGACTCAGATCAGAATTAAACACAGCGAGAGTTATGAACACTGTTTACTGGTCTAGATTAATATATAAACGTGTCAATATTTGGTTCATTTCTCTGTAAATAAGTTTATTCATCCTTTTGTAAACTCATTCCAGGTAAGAGCTTTATTTGAGTCCGTGCTGAACTATTGTAACGTGTCACCACAATTCAGACGTTGTAGAatctgcattcacacaactactggTCACTTAAAGATGAGTAGACAGAATGATTAAACACGTGTATTAATACATGTATCCATCAGTGAATCAGACAGAGCAAAGTTCAGGAAGGAGGTTGAATATGTGTCTCAGTCATCATGTGCAGACGGCATAAAGAAATGAcgtcacatggtgtgtgtgttcaggtctgCTGGATAAGTggatcttcttctcttctgaccTGCTTCATCTGTTCAGCTTGAGActctttgattgttttgtgcTCCACAGAGAAGCCTGCtggctccacctccacctccaccttcatcatcatcatcatcatcgctgtgGTTGTTCTTGTCGTCATCATCGCTGCTGTGGTTGGATTCAAGGttcacagaaagaggaacggtgAGAGAGACGATCAGAGACACAGTGTTGAGGAGCATTTGATTTTAGGCTTTGagttgatgcttttatccagaaTGAGACACTGAAGCAACTTTCACCAGTCACACTTATAAAATcatatttgcttttattctgcATTTATTGTTTAGTGCCATTTTGCTTTTAGACAATTCTGTGATTGTTTTGCACTTGAGACACTTAAACGTAGTTAGTTGTTTCTACAGGCTGTTGTTGAAAgtcattttaacttttaaaggAAGAAATAGGTTTAAAAACTGAGATTGTATCTGCTGGGAGGAAGCTGTTAGAACACTAAACACTGAAAttctctttgctttttatttcagcaaatataATTTAGCAAACCCTCTTCTGCTTCTACTTCTACTTTTTATTTCAGCCAaaccctcttcttcttcttcttctactgacGGCTCTGAGCTCTCTGAGGAACTGAATCCTAAACCATGAAGTCGGCGTCCTGCACACAGTGAGTAGCTCCACGTGGACATGAACTATTcacagctgctgttccacaaaGCTGCCCTCAGTATGAGCACAAGGAGCTTCTCATGTAAAGAAGTCTTTGACTTTTTCTACAACAAAGGTGCAGTTTGGTTCCGTGAGACGTGAGATTAttaagagaaagacacagaaagctTCACATCAGCTCCTCAGATAAAGTCTGATATTCAAAGCTCTTACATTAACTTCTAGGAACTCACTAACACATGTTTATCAAAATGGAGTCAAAGTAGTTTGTGGTAAATGATTTAGTTTTctcttttatgtatttgtttctctctttaggTTTATGGGTGAATATTGCTCTGGATCAACAAGCGATGCTCCACATTCTTCTCCATAAACTGTCAATTTATGGCTCATTCATCTTTCATTTAAACGTCTGAATCAGTGTTGGTGAACATCTGGAAACTGTGAGGAAACATCAATAGTCACTTTTAATTATTTGGATAgtttggttttaataaaaaggttcaAATGAAGTAGAACGAGGATGATTATTTTAGGAGACGTTCAAATCAATGAAAGCATCAAAGTGCTCACAGACTAGTGTGTTCATCTCAAACAAATCCACCATATTTACTCTTTGATACTTCTGCTGTTTGGGTTGAATCATTGTTGGTAACAAacgtgtaaatacacacacacacacacacacaccaaatattgacattaaaacaacatataTTTTCTGATTGTGTAAATAGTTTgcttgtatttttctttgcagTAGATTGAATTTAACAGgttgaagaaaataataatttgaggGTTTTCTGAATAAATCAGTATGTTTATTGGTTCATAACATCTTTTGATCACTCTTAAAGTATCATATTATTTAAATTTGGGTTTGAATCATCCGAGCACACTGATTTAAATGTTATTGACTAtttcttgctgctgttttgGATCAAGGgatgttttccttcttggtTTCGTGGGAGTTGAACAGTGATGCTCTGAATCACTTCTTGTTTTGTAGATGAAGTTGctccatttcccctttttgtacCTTTGTCCTGCTGTTCAATAAAtgctccagatgtttgtgtgttgttgtgattcCATGTGCTTCCCCTCTGTGACTGCAGCCACAATCACATGCATGTTGTTTCCCTTTGGACTCTAAACGTCGTGTTCTTCACTTCACTGGTTtaaagcatgctgggagttgCTGCAAATGGAAGACTCACATCGCCTGAGATCATTTTATcgtaacaaaataacatttgtaaatCCTGCGTCTTATCAGCACATGTTGTGGTCGTAGTATCTACAATGATCTGAATATTCAGTGTTCTCTGTTGTCTCTGAGGATAAATGGACGAGTCTGTGACCTGCAGACGTCCAacaaaagagcaagaagagtGAACATTTTAGGGGCAAAGCAGTGATTCTTCACAGATATCTGAAGAGGGTTTTACTTTctattaaacaataaaacatgagaCGCATTGATTAAGACCGTCCTAATCAACACGTGtgtgaaatcattgaacaggacatttattaaagaaCATTAGCAAGTAGGAGCAGAGTTACATtactttacatgtcatttagctgacgcttttatccaaagcgacgtacaataagtgcattcaaccatagggtacaaactcaggagaacaagaaacaagaaagtgcaatttcctcaaataagccgatttacaatttgctatagatgagtgacgttacaagtacaatttaagtgctacaatttgttagtcgaggtagagtctgaagaggtgtgtctttagtttgcggcggaagatgtgaaggctctctgcggtcctgatgtgttcagagagctcgttccaccatttcggcgcaaggacagcgaagagtcgagacctagtcgagtgttttgctctcagtgagtgagggacgagtagttttgcagatgcagagcggagagtacgggttgggatgtagggtttgaccatgtcctggatgtaagctggacccgatccattcacagcatggtacgtgagcaccagtgttttgaactggatgcgggcggccaccggtagccagtgaagagagcggaggagtggagtagtgtgggagaatttcggaaggttgaagaccagtcgagctgctgcattctgaatgagctgcagaggtcgaatggcggtggcagggagacctgccaggagggagttgcagtagtccaggcgggagatgacaagagcctgaatcagtacctgcgctgccttctgagtgagaaggggacgtattctcctgatgttgtagagcgtgtatctacaggatcgcgttgtcgcggtgatgttgggagtcagggagagttgggtgtcgagtgtgacgctgaggttcttagcagtcgaagtgggcgttagtacggagttcccaaagttgactgtcaggtcctgggtaagcaaatcttttccgggaaagagaagtagttcagtcttgtcggggttgattttcagatggtgggcggacatccactgagagatgtcagttagacaggcagagatccgagccgccacctgggtgtccgagtgagggaaggagagaattagtagggtgtcatcggcatagctgtggtaagagaagccatgcgagcgaatgacagcgccaagagagttggtgtaaagcgaaaacaggaggggacccagcacggaaccctgaggaactccagtagtaa from Gasterosteus aculeatus chromosome 10, fGasAcu3.hap1.1, whole genome shotgun sequence carries:
- the LOC120826879 gene encoding major histocompatibility complex class I-related protein 1 isoform X1, which codes for MRLVGAEISVLSLLMMSLHGAAALTHSLKYFLTASSGVPNFPEFVIVGLLDEVEISHYDSDTRRLEPRQDWMIRVTEDDPQFWKRNTELAMDAQQDFKGHIEIAKQRFNQTGGVHIYQNMYGCEWDDETNEVKGYDQDGYDGEDFISFDLQTEQYIAAKQQAVRIKQKWDHNRALKAQNKNYLTHVFPEWLKKFLNYGRSSLMRTERPSVSLLQKTPSSPVSCHATGFYPDRAALFWRKDGEELHEDVDLGEILPNHDGTFQMRVDLKLSSVPAEDWRRYDCVFQLSGVDEDIVTKLDKTRTNTGRSETRSGEGEKPAGSTSTSTFIIIIIIAVVVLVVIIAAVVGFKVHRKRNANII
- the LOC120826879 gene encoding major histocompatibility complex class I-related protein 1 isoform X2 — protein: MRLVGAEISVLSLLMMSLHGAAALTHSLKYFLTASSGVPNFPEFVIVGLLDEVEISHYDSDTRRLEPRQDWMIRVTEDDPQFWKRNTELAMDAQQDFKGHIEIAKQRFNQTGGVHIYQNMYGCEWDDETNEVKGYDQDGYDGEDFISFDLQTEQYIAAKQQAVRIKQKWDHNRALKAQNKNYLTHVFPEWLKKFLNYGRSSLMRTERPSVSLLQKTPSSPVSCHATGFYPDRAALFWRKDGEELHEDVDLGEILPNHDGTFQMRVDLKLSSVPAEDWRRYDCVFQLSGVDEDIVTKLDKTRTNTEKPAGSTSTSTFIIIIIIAVVVLVVIIAAVVGFKVHRKRNANII